In Bradyrhizobium sp. 195, the sequence TTGGTCGAACTGGGCGTGGAGCTATCGGGACCGGAATGACCGGCAGGTTAGGTCTCGGATGATCGTGTCGCAGATCTTAGCCTACAGAGACTCTTGACGAGTTCTAAAAAAGAACGGTATGCTCCGATTAGACCTCTAGCCTCACTCCGGTCGGTGCGAACCGACGACCGGCGGGGAAGCGCGCAAAGCAGAAGGTCAACCAACATACTGGCGTGCCCCGACAGGCGCGCGTGGGGGAGGATGATCGATGATAGCGAAATGGAAAATCGCGATAGCACTGGCTGTGCTTTTGAGCGGCCCGGCGTCTGCGGCGGAAGAGCCAGGCGTCTCCGATACCGAGATCAAAATTGGCGGGGTTTACCCCTTCAGCGGACCGGCGTCATCGATCGGGCTCGTGGGCAAGGGTCTTATCGCCTATATCCAATCGCTGAACGAGCGAGGTGGCGTCAACGGCCGCAAGATCAACTACATCGCCTACGATGACTCATACAGCCCACCCAAGGCGGTGGAGCACGTGCGCAAGCTGGTCGAAAGCGACGAAGTATCGTTCATGTACGGTCAGCTTGGTACGCCCGGCATCTCGGCTACGGCCAAGTATCTCAGGGCGAAAGGCGTGCCCAGCATTGCGATCATCAGCGGCTCATCCAAGTTCACGGATATCGCCAATTATCCCCTGACGACGACCGGTCTCGTCAGTTACGATACCGAAGGGAAGATCTACGCCAAGTATCTAACCAAAGTGCTTCCCAACGCGAAGTACGCCATTCTCTATCAGAACGACGACCTCGGCAAAGACTACGTCAATGCTTTCAAGGCGTATCTCGGCGGCGAGTTCGATCGGAAGGTCGTGACAGCCGCTTACGAGGTCACCGAGCCCACGATCGATTCACAGATCACGAACCTGAAGAGCACTGGAGCCGAGGCTCTCGTGATCGCTGGGACGCCGAAGTTTGCGGCGCAGGCAATCAGGCAGGCTTCGGTGATCGGATGGAAGGCGACCATCATCATCAATTTTCCTTCCGCGTCCGTTGGTGGCACGCTCGCGCCGGCCGGTCTCGACAAGTCGATCGGCGTAATCGCCGGCACGATCACCAAAGACATTGCTGACGAGGCGTGGAAGGACGATCCTGCCATGCAGGACTACAGAAAGTTCTTCGAGAAGTATATCCCCGGCGCCGACATCACCAACGGGACCTACCTGGTCGGATATCAGCAGGGAATTCTGCTCGAGCAGATCCTGAAACAATGCGGCAATGACCTCTCCCGCAAGAATATTCTCGCGCAGGCAAAGAATCTCAAGCAGGCCATCGTCCCCGTCGCGCTGCCGGGAATTGAGGTCAATACCAGTGAAAACGCGAACATGATGTGGTCTCAAATGCGGCTGCAGCGCTGGACCGGCACGGCGTACAAGTTGTTCGGAGATGTGCTCGACGCGAAATCCGAGTAGCGGTTTCGAGCAGAAAACTGCAAAGCAGCGCGTGATCGAATGCGCTGCCGAGCTCCTGGGATAAGTCACCCGCGCAAGTTTCGCGAGATGGTCGGCGATCAGAAGCCGGATCACACGCGAGTGTGCGGGGTCGGCCTACGGTAAGTCATGGGATCAATTTCAATGTCAACGAACGAACCTGTCTTCGCGCCCAAAGAGGTCTCACTGCAGCGTCGGAGCGACGGTACGCTTATCTTGAAGTCGCCGCTCGAGCTGGGAGAGTGCGATTGGCGTGTCACGGACTTCCTGCTGACCTGGGCGAAAGCCGCTCCCGATCGCATCTTCTTGGCTCAGCGCAATTCAAACGGCGAGTGGGACGAGATCACATATAGCCAGGCCTGGTCCTCGGTTCAGGCGGTTGGTCAAAGCCTGATCGAAATGGATGCGAAGCCTTCGGATAGTCTTGCCATCCTCTCCGGGAATTCCATAGAGAATGCGGTGATTTCTTTCGCCGCAATGTCGATCGGCTTGGTTTTCGCGCCGATCTCGCCGAATTACACCTTGATGCCTGGCGGCTTGGCGCGCCTGAAGGATATCGCAGAGGTGCTGCGTCCGAAGTTCGTATTCGTGCAAAGCGGACGCGATTTCGCCGCCGCCCGCTCCATTCCGGAACTGAAGGCGGCAAGCTGGATCAGCGTAGACGGTGCTCCCGAAACGGTGCGCTATTCCGACCTGACGAAGCAGAGGAGTGGCTATGAAGGCTTCGAACGCGCGTCCCGCTCCGTATCTTGCGATTCCGTCGCAAAAGTCCTCTTCACGTCGGGCTCGACGGGCCTTCCCAAGGGCGTCCTGAATACTCACCGCATGATGGCGAGCTCGCTACAAATGGGTAGCTTGCTGGTAGCCCCGTCCGAAGCGCCTGTTCAGGTCGAGTGGATGCCATGGCACCACACCATGGGAAGCAACGTCATTCTGCACGGCATACTCAAGAATGGAGGGACGCTCTACATCGACGACGGCCGGCCATTACCGCAGCTCTTCCACAAAACGCTCCTCAATCTCCAAGAGGTTTCGCCGACCGCGATGTTCAATGTGCCGGCCGGCTATAATTTCCTTTGCGACGCCATCGAGAAGGATTCCGAGCTTGGGGCGCGCATACTGAAGCGGTTGGACAGGATAAGCTACGCTGGCGCAGCCATCTCGCAGAACACGCTCGAGCGTCTTTACCGATTGACGTCATCGATCACCGACCGGCGGATTCCTGTCATGTCCGGCTACGGTACGACGGAAACCGCTCCAACGATCAGTACGACCCATTGGGCTACCGATCGACCGGGGGAAATCGGCCTTCCCGCGCCCGGTTTGCAGCTTAAACTGCTTCCCGTTTCCGATACATACGAGGTGCGGGTCAAGGGTCCCAACGTCACGCCGGGTTATCTCGGCCGGCCGGATTTGACGGAACAAGCCTTTGATGAAGAAGGCTTCTATCGCATCGGCGACACGGTCTCGTTCATGGACCCCGAGAAACCCGAAAAGGGACTTCGCTTTACGGGCAGGATTTCCGAAAACTTCAAGCTCGCGAACGGGACCTGGGTATCGATCGGGAACATGCGCGCCGCAATCTTGTCAGCTGGCCGCGGCGTGCTGTCGGATGTGGTGATTGCAGGCGAAAACCGAGAATGCTGCGGTCTGCTTTGCTGGCTGAACCCGACTGAGGCGGCCCGGATCTCTTCGCAGTCGTCTTCCGACCTGAACCCCAATCCCGTCGTCGTGCAGTTCCTCAAGGATCGCCTCGAAGAGTACAACCGGACCGTTGGCAGCAGCGAGAAGGTCCACTCGTTCGTGCTGCTCAAGGAGCCGCCGTCAATTGCCGCCGGAGAAATCACCGACAAGGCGTATGTCAATCAACGCGCGGTCTTGAAGTGCCGGTCGGACCAGGTCGAATCTCTCTACGGCTCCGCCCCGAACCCAGACGTGATCCGAGTTTGAACTTTTACTCATCGAGCGCCCAGCCGGTGGCAAACATGGAGGCTGATCTCGGTGAAACGGTCAGCCCCTCAATCATTTGCGTAGCGGCTTGGCCTGGCTTCGCAGGGCAGGGTGATCAGGCTGCTTTGCGTCGTACCTTGGGTTTTGGGGCCGGCGCTTCCAGGTCGTTTTTCGCAAGGGGGCGCCTGGCACCAGGGCCCGGATGCGTATGGACCTCTTTGGCTAAAACCGGCTCGCCACACTCGGAGCAAACCATGACGGGGTCGAAGTTCTTACCGCAGTTGCGATGCTGATGCAGAAGCGGCCGACCGCGTTCGTCGACCATGTGAGTGTCGCCCCAATGGACGATCGCCATCATGATCGGATAGAGATCGAGGCCCTTCTGCGTCAGGATGTACTCGTGGCGCTTGGGCGATTCTTGATAGGGGACTCGGCGAAGAATGCCTTGCCGGACAAGCTTCTTCAACCGCTCGGCAAGGAGATGGCGGGTTATTCCCAAGGCGGACTGGAATCCCTCGAAGCGGCGAGTACGCAAAAAGCATTCGCGTAGGATGAGCAGCGTCCATCGGTCGCCGATTACGGCGATAGTCCTGGCCATTGAGCATGGCTCTTCCTCAAGTTCCTTCCATTTCATCCGCGGTCTCCAATAGCCCCGATCATTCTCCCACGAATCTGCGGAGAAGCGACAAGTCATACCATTCTAGATAGGTACTGATCCTCAAACAATACCCCCCGGAAAAATCGACCAAATTGCCCGAGTATCGGTTTGACAGTTCAAAAATAGAACTGTAAACCCATGTCACAATCATCAAAATTGTCCGGAGGACGCCGACATGACCCCGAAAGTAGAATTCCAGTTCGATTTCGGTAGTCCGAACGCCTATTTGGCCGAGGTCGCGATCCCGGGCATCGAACAGCGAACCGGGGCCAAATTCGAGTACGTCCCGGTCCTTCTTGGCGGCATCTACAAGGCCACCGGAAACATGTCGCCCTTCGATTCTCTTCGTGGAATCAAGAACAAGCCGGAGTATCAGGCGCTCGAGACGCAGCGGTTCATTCGCCGCCATAACGTGACGAAATTCCGCACCAATCCCTTCTTCCCCGTCAACACCCTCATGTTGATGCGCTGCGCGGTTGCGGCGCAGTTCGAGGGAGTGTTCGAGCCCTACTTCAGGGCCGCCTATCATCATATGTGGGAAGAACCGAAGAAAATGGACGATCCTGAAGTTTTTCGGAGCGCGTTCGTCTCTTCAGGCATCGATATCGATCGCGTGGCAAAACGTGCGCAGGAAGACGATGTGAAGAAGCGGCTCATCGAGTTGACGAACGACGCCGTGAGCCGGGGCGCGTTCGGCTCGCCGACTTTCTTCGTCGGCAAGGAAATGTTCTTCGGAAAGGATCAGTTGCGAGACGTGGAGGAATCCATCGTCGAACAAACCCGCGGGACCACTTCCAGGACCAAGTGATATCTGCATCGAAGTTCGGCGATCATGAATGAAATTCGCCGCTGCTCGCCGGCGATGATCGCGGTGAGCCTTGCAGGTAGGGCTTCGAGCCGCTCGCCGTCTGGCGCGACCACCAAAGCAGCCGCCCTCGCGGTGAAGTGGTGAGCTCGGCGGCAATATCTTTGGACGCAAGCGCGGCCCCGATAAAGGACAGCGCTGATGTCCTTCAACTTCGTGCCGTGAGCGAGGTCACTTTGAATGATCTGTCCCTGGACCGGGACAGCGCATCTTCTGCCGTGCTCGGGCAGTCAGGCTCGATATCCAGTTCAGTTTGAGGTCGGAGCCTCGTTCGCCTTGCGACCTCGAAGCGCCAACTTCAAATATCAATTGACGAGTTCTAAAAAAGAACGCTATGTACTTTCCGTGATGCCGAGCGCGTCGACGACGCGGTCCGGCGGGTTCACGGCAAGCTAATTCGCAAGCGAAGTATAACCTCACAGGGAGCACGCCCGTGCAGAAGAGAAACGCAACCGCGGCTGTCATCGGCGCCGGCGATTTCATCGGCGGCGAGATCGCCAAGAAGTTTGCCGCAGAAGGGTTCACCGTCTTCGCCGGCCGTCGTAACGGCGAAAAGTTGGCTCCGCTCGTCAAGGATATCGAGGCTGCCGGCGGAGAGGTTCACGCCCGTTCGCTCGACGCTCGCAAGGAAGACGAGATCGTCTCGTT encodes:
- a CDS encoding winged helix-turn-helix transcriptional regulator, which encodes MKWKELEEEPCSMARTIAVIGDRWTLLILRECFLRTRRFEGFQSALGITRHLLAERLKKLVRQGILRRVPYQESPKRHEYILTQKGLDLYPIMMAIVHWGDTHMVDERGRPLLHQHRNCGKNFDPVMVCSECGEPVLAKEVHTHPGPGARRPLAKNDLEAPAPKPKVRRKAA
- a CDS encoding 2-hydroxychromene-2-carboxylate isomerase; translated protein: MTPKVEFQFDFGSPNAYLAEVAIPGIEQRTGAKFEYVPVLLGGIYKATGNMSPFDSLRGIKNKPEYQALETQRFIRRHNVTKFRTNPFFPVNTLMLMRCAVAAQFEGVFEPYFRAAYHHMWEEPKKMDDPEVFRSAFVSSGIDIDRVAKRAQEDDVKKRLIELTNDAVSRGAFGSPTFFVGKEMFFGKDQLRDVEESIVEQTRGTTSRTK
- a CDS encoding AMP-binding protein codes for the protein MSTNEPVFAPKEVSLQRRSDGTLILKSPLELGECDWRVTDFLLTWAKAAPDRIFLAQRNSNGEWDEITYSQAWSSVQAVGQSLIEMDAKPSDSLAILSGNSIENAVISFAAMSIGLVFAPISPNYTLMPGGLARLKDIAEVLRPKFVFVQSGRDFAAARSIPELKAASWISVDGAPETVRYSDLTKQRSGYEGFERASRSVSCDSVAKVLFTSGSTGLPKGVLNTHRMMASSLQMGSLLVAPSEAPVQVEWMPWHHTMGSNVILHGILKNGGTLYIDDGRPLPQLFHKTLLNLQEVSPTAMFNVPAGYNFLCDAIEKDSELGARILKRLDRISYAGAAISQNTLERLYRLTSSITDRRIPVMSGYGTTETAPTISTTHWATDRPGEIGLPAPGLQLKLLPVSDTYEVRVKGPNVTPGYLGRPDLTEQAFDEEGFYRIGDTVSFMDPEKPEKGLRFTGRISENFKLANGTWVSIGNMRAAILSAGRGVLSDVVIAGENRECCGLLCWLNPTEAARISSQSSSDLNPNPVVVQFLKDRLEEYNRTVGSSEKVHSFVLLKEPPSIAAGEITDKAYVNQRAVLKCRSDQVESLYGSAPNPDVIRV
- a CDS encoding ABC transporter substrate-binding protein, whose amino-acid sequence is MIAKWKIAIALAVLLSGPASAAEEPGVSDTEIKIGGVYPFSGPASSIGLVGKGLIAYIQSLNERGGVNGRKINYIAYDDSYSPPKAVEHVRKLVESDEVSFMYGQLGTPGISATAKYLRAKGVPSIAIISGSSKFTDIANYPLTTTGLVSYDTEGKIYAKYLTKVLPNAKYAILYQNDDLGKDYVNAFKAYLGGEFDRKVVTAAYEVTEPTIDSQITNLKSTGAEALVIAGTPKFAAQAIRQASVIGWKATIIINFPSASVGGTLAPAGLDKSIGVIAGTITKDIADEAWKDDPAMQDYRKFFEKYIPGADITNGTYLVGYQQGILLEQILKQCGNDLSRKNILAQAKNLKQAIVPVALPGIEVNTSENANMMWSQMRLQRWTGTAYKLFGDVLDAKSE